A region from the Streptomyces lydicus genome encodes:
- the nuoK gene encoding NADH-quinone oxidoreductase subunit NuoK, translating into MHLVYPAVLAVLLFCTGLYGVLARRNAILVLMSVELMLNAVNLNLVAFDVWLRDTLHTGQALTLFTIAIAAAEIGIGLAIVLLVYRNRGSSDIDRLRDLAEKTDATDGDPQPDTTAEAAA; encoded by the coding sequence ATGCATCTCGTCTACCCGGCCGTCCTCGCCGTCCTCCTCTTCTGCACCGGGCTGTACGGCGTGCTCGCCCGCCGCAACGCGATCCTGGTGCTGATGTCCGTCGAGCTGATGCTCAACGCCGTCAACCTCAACCTCGTCGCCTTCGACGTCTGGCTGCGCGACACCCTGCACACCGGCCAGGCCCTCACCCTCTTCACCATCGCGATCGCCGCCGCCGAGATCGGCATCGGCCTGGCGATCGTGCTGCTCGTCTACCGCAACCGCGGCAGCTCCGACATCGACCGGCTCCGCGATCTCGCCGAGAAGACGGACGCCACGGACGGGGACCCGCAGCCGGACACCACGGCGGAGGCCGCCGCGTGA